From a region of the Arachis ipaensis cultivar K30076 chromosome B09, Araip1.1, whole genome shotgun sequence genome:
- the LOC107617120 gene encoding zinc finger CCHC domain-containing protein 9 yields MDSDTPNRKRSRDDHSNPNPLSSPQHTTTNNKKRRRKHNHAPTPQPPTHRHRYNTRPKANPNPNPNSGSAVVQQLKETGAENPQLFSKHELAAKLVDLAGKENGQGKYEGAALQLEPEEKLSKNARRRRKNKNKNNALNNEVAEAEPTKHNHKNKEKKKSKRLLRSNVSESNNYNSESTDEIPLRTGNANSPHHTRSQGTKALLTGVAYDEVCQSCQVPGHKFWKCPKRKGRHIHEEICFFCGEFGHTLAKCSVSTAGGGRFARCLLCFAHGHFTNKCPQTCHGISMKEVAANGPIDKTVEA; encoded by the exons ATGGATTCTGATACCCCCAACCGCAAGAGGTCCAGAGACGATCACAGCAACCCTAATCCTCTTTCTTCTCCGCAACacaccaccaccaacaacaagaagaggaggaggaagcacAATCATGCTCCAACTCCACAACCCCCCACTCACCGCCACCGCTACAACACACGTCCTAaagctaaccctaaccctaaccccaATTCAGGCTCCGCGGTGGTTCAGCAATTGAAGGAAACTGGTGCAGAGAACCCCCAGTTATTCTCTAAGCATGAATTGGCAGCTAAATTAGTTGACTTAGCTGGAAAAGAAAACGGGCAAGGTAAATATGAAGGTGCTGCACTCCAACTGGAACCTGAGGAGAAGTTGTCAAAGAATGccaggaggaggaggaagaacaaAAACAAGAACAATGCACTCAATAATGAAGTGGCAGAAGCAGAACCCACCAAACACAATCACAAGaacaaagagaagaagaaaagtaaGAGATTGCTTCGGAGCAACGTGTCAGAATCTAACAACTACAATTCTGAGTCAACTGATGAAATCCCTTTG AGAACAGGCAATGCCAATTCACCTCATCATACCCGGAGTCAGGGAACTAAAGCACTACTCACTGGAGTGGCCTATGATGAG GTGTGTCAATCATGCCAAGTGCCTGGTCATAAATTCTGGAAATGTCCGAAGAGGAAAGGTCGACACATTCACGAGGAAATTTGCTTCTTTTGTGGGGAATTCGGTCACACGCTTGCAAAATGCTCGGTTTCTACAGCAG GGGGAGGACGATTTGCTAGGTGCTTATTGTGTTTTGCCCATGGACACTTCACTAATAAGTGTCCACAAACTTGTCATGGAATCAGTATGAAG GAGGTTGCTGCTAATGGGCCTATTGACAAAA
- the LOC107616095 gene encoding protein FAR1-RELATED SEQUENCE 5-like, whose product MDTPIFEEALSGSAYDVRENSIFTDVNVPCLSEDDTPHVDQVNVSFGKFSCDTLSHIFKMRMSVNVSFGEFSCDTSSHIVKLRMSGKESEDAIQKKDDATVPDHTGIPMEEIPYVGLRFNSLQRAQEFYSNYAKKVGFVTRIRNTNFDKTRKEIKVPINQSIHCSREGYRESRVKAAMRVKRITTAGCKARMYVMLDRHNDNWLVTKLELKHTHACSAEQAVHYSEYRELTMHAMCVIQNNDEAGIRPNKTYLALANEVGGSSKLGYSEKDVRNYITRNLRCADVNEDVKEMIRYFMRMRDINPNFFYAVDVDETNKFKSAIWVDARCRASYEYFGDVVSFDTTYRRNKYVCVFVSIIRVYIFPTIL is encoded by the exons ATGGATACACCAATTTTTGAAGAAGCATTGTCCGGCAGTGCGTATGACGTGAGGGAGAATTCTATTTTCACCGACGTTAATGTTCCGTGTTTGAGTGAAGATGACACACCACATGTAGATCAG GTTAATGTGTCTTTTGGTAAATTTTCATGTGATACATTGAGCCATATATTTAAGATGAGAATGAGT GTTAATGTATCTTTTGGTGAATTTTCTTGTGATACATCAAGCCACATAGTTAAGTTGAGAATGAGT GGGAAAGAATCTGAAGACGCTATTCAGAAAAAGGATGATGCTACG GTCCCGGATCACACTGGAATTCCAATGGAGGAAATCCCGTACGTAGGATTGAGATTTAATTCGTTACAGCGGGCACAAGAGTTCTATTCTAATTATGCGAAGAAAGTTGGGTTTGTGACGAGGATTAGGAATACAAACTTTGACAAGACCAGGAAAGAAATAAAGGTACCTATTAATCAATCGATACACTGTAGTCGTGAAGGTTATCGGGAATCTCGAGTGAAGGCAGCAATGCGGGTAAAGAGAATAACAACAGCTGGGTGCAAAGCAAGGATGTATGTGATGCTTGATAGGCATAATGATAATTGGCTGGTGACCAAATTAGAATTGAAGCACACCCACGCGTGTTCTGCCGAGCAAGCTGTGCATTATAGTGAGTACAGGGAACTGACCATGCATGCCATGTGTGTGATTCAGAACAACGATGAGGCTGGCATACGGCCTAACAAGACTTATCTCGCACTGGCAAATGAGGTTGGTGGGTCATCAAAGTTGGGTTACTCAGAAAAGGATGTTAGGAACTATATAACGAGGAATTTGCGCTGTGCTGATGTAAACGAAGATGTGAAGGAAATGATTAGATATTTCATGCGAATGAGAGATATAAACCCGAATTTCTTCTATGCAGTTGATGTGGACGAAACTAACAAGTTTAAGAGTGCGATATGGGTAGATGCAAGATGCAGGGCATCGTATGAATATTTTGGAGATGTGGTATCGTTTGATACAACGTACAGAAGGAACAAGTATGTTTGTGTTTTTGTCTCCATTATAAGGGTTTACATTTTTCCAACAATATTGTGA
- the LOC107619792 gene encoding cytokinin hydroxylase-like, with protein sequence MEFLGLLVALLASFCFLLMLILTYAWWVSPFLTHNKLKRCGFGGPNPGFPLGNLKEMNNKKNIKSSSSSSTHDIHSQVFPYFSCWQKSYGKVFVYWLGTEPFLYIADAELLKRISTEVMAKRWGKPSVFRNDRDPMFGSGLVMVEGNDWVRHRHIVAPAFNPINLKAMASVMSESTNEMISRWSSQIKIGKHEINVESEVITLAGEIIARTIFGLKDESARGIFDRLSALQMTLFNTNRYVGVPFGKYFKVKKTLEAKKLGEEIDQLLLSIIEARKASPNPKGSQNDLLCLLLQENNHDGTGKELTTRELVDECKTFFFGGHETTALSLTWTLLLLAMHQDWQNQLRHEIQQLLAQHNHVIDLAMLSSLTKMKWVMNEALRLYPPSPNVQRQTRDDIQIDGLTVPKGTNMWIDVVAMHHDPELWGHDANEFKPERFMEDVNGGCKHKMGYLPFGFGGRMCVGRNLAFMEYKIVLTLLLSKFSFNISPTYHHSPSIMLSLRPAHGVPLIVQPL encoded by the exons ATGGAATTTTTAGGGTTACTTGTTGCCCTATTGGCATCATTTTGCTTCCTGTTGATGTTGATACTAACATATGCATGGTGGGTTTCCCCATTTCTAACACATAACAAGCTTAAGAGATGTGGATTTGGAGGGCCAAACCCAGGTTTCCCACTTGGAAACCTCAAAGAGATGAACAATAAAAAGAATATTaaatcttcctcatcatcatcaacccATGATATACACTCACAAGTTTTTCCCTACTTCTCTTGCTGGCAGAAATCTTATG GTAAGGTATTTGTTTATTGGCTAGGGACGGAGCCATTCTTGTACATTGCGGACGCAGAGTTGTTGAAGAGAATATCCACGGAGGTGATGGCCAAGAGATGGGGGAAGCCAAGTGTGTTTAGAAATGACAGAGACCCCATGTTTGGGAGTGGCTTGGTCATGGTTGAAGGCAACGATTGGGTTCGTCATCGCCACATTGTTGCACCCGCATTCAATCCCATTAATCTCAAG GCGATGGCAAGCGTGATGAGTGAGTCGACAAACGAAATGATATCTCGATGGAGCAGCCAAATTAAGATCGGAAAACACGAAATCAACGTTGAGAGTGAGGTCATAACCCTCGCCGGAGAGATCATCGCCCGAACTATCTTCGGCTTGAAAGACGAGAGCGCTAGAGGCATTTTCGACAGGCTCAGCGCCCTTCAAATGACTCTCTTCAACACCAACCGCTACGTCGGGGTTCCATTCGGCAAGTACTTCAAGGTCAAGAAAACCCTAGAGGCCAAGAAATTAGGCGAAGAAATCGACCAGCTCTTGTTATCTATCATTGAAGCTCGCAAGGCCTCGCCCAACCCCAAGGGTTCTCAGAACGATTTGCTGTGTTTGCTGCTCCAAGAAAACAATCATGATGGTACTGGCAAGGAGCTCACGACGAGGGAGCTTGTTGATGAATGCAAGACGTTCTTTTTCGGCGGCCATGAAACCACTGCGCTTTCTCTCACCTGGACTTTGCTGCTGCTCGCTATGCATCAAGATTGGCAGAACCAATTGAGACATGAGATTCAACAACTTCTTGCTCAACACAATCACGTTATTGATCTCGCCATGCTCTCTAGCTTAACCAAG ATGAAGTGGGTGATGAATGAAGCTCTAAGGTTGTACCCTCCTTCACCAAATGTGCAAAGGCAAACAAGAGACGACATTCAAATTGATGGTTTAACAGTGCCTAAAGGAACCAACATGTGGATCGATGTGGTGGCCATGCACCATGACCCGGAGCTATGGGGACACGATGCTAATGAGTTCAAGCCAGAGAGGTTCATGGAGGATGTGAACGGTGGATGCAAACACAAGATGGGTTACTTGCCATTTGGATTTGGAGGGAGAATGTGTGTTGGTAGGAACTTGGCATTCATGGAGTACAAGATTGTGTTAACTCTACTTCTCTCTAAGTTTAGTTTCAACATTTCTCCAACTTACCATCACTCACCATCTATCATGCTTTCTCTAAGGCCTGCCCATGGAGTCCCACTCATAGTTCAGCCCCTTTAG
- the LOC110266477 gene encoding protein FAR1-RELATED SEQUENCE 5-like, giving the protein MWVPIYFQGEFWAGMRSTQRSESMHAFFGGYLHCKSGLVQFVHEYDNVLGNKEQKELEDDAADSKGVVPCSSSSTIERQFQREYTTSKFREVQHEFSKRGDCIVRGVTQEGDLFRVTVNEQYLLYGEPRSWKYSVEFDPKTHKIRCECNMFGSRCIICCHCLAVLFYYGVDTVPSCYVIHRWSKNVQRKHTFIKSSHDEKRSDESHNLFRRLCSHFYNVAQDFLTCEEEAAMLHSGLDQLRSKLLDCRVNLLSGRVPSSQNSTVTQGGPHLGESDIQGPSKVSTKGRPRMKRLGSELDASIKNSMRRKKKNPPLDVHEALNQDVAGCSARRANESQEHGGFLSLLNSFRPT; this is encoded by the exons ATGTGGGTTCCAATATATTTCCAAGGTGAATTTTGGGCTGGTATGAGAAGTACCCAACGGAGTGAGAGTATGCACGCCTTTTTCGGTGGTTACCTGCATTGTAAAAGTGGACTGGTTCAGTTCGTGCATGAGTATGATAATGTGCTTGGGAACAAAGAGCAAAAAGAACTGGAGGATGATGCTGCAGACTCTAAAGGAGTTGTTCCATGTTCATCGAGCTCTACAATTGAAAGACAATTTCAGCGTGAGTACACAACCTCTAAGTTTAGAGAAGTCCAACATGAATTCAGTAAAAGAGGGGATTGTATAGTTCGTGGGGTCACTCAAGAGGGTGATTTGTTTCGGGTGACCGTCAACGAGCAATACCTATTGTATGGGGAGCCCAGATCTTGGAAGTACAGTGTTGAGTTTGACCCCAAGACACACAAGATTCGGTGCGAATGCAACATGTTTGGCTCAAGATGTATTATTTGTTGCCACTGTCTTGCTGTGTTGTTTTATTATGGAGTAGACACAGTACCATCTTGCTATGTTATCCATCGATGGAGCAAGAATGTACAGCGAAAACACACCTTCATCAAGAGCAGCCATGATGAGAAGCGATCAGACGAAAGCCACAACTTATTTAGACGACTGTGTTCACACTTCTACAATGTAGCACAAGATTTTTTGACATGTGAAGAAGAAGCGGCCATGCTACATTCGGGTCTTGATCAGTTAAGGTCAAAGTTGCTTGACTGTCGTGTGAACTTGCTGTCCGGGCGTGTTCCAAGTTCACAAAATAGCACGGTCACACAGGGTGGCCCCCATCTTGGTGAATCTGACATCCAAGGTCCTTCAAAGGTTTCAACGAAGGGTCGGCCGAGAATGAAGAGGCTTGGATCTGAACTCGACGCCTCAATCAAGAACTCTAtgcgaagaaagaagaagaatccaCCGCTG GATGTTCATGAAGCATTGAATCAAGATGTAGCGGGTTGTTCTGCTAGGAGAGCGAATGAATCACAGGAACATGGCGGGTTCCTGTCGTTGTTAAACTCATTTCGGCCTACTTAA
- the LOC107617792 gene encoding tubulin beta-1 chain — protein MREILHIQGGQCGNQIGAKFWEVVCAEHGIDSTGRYGGNNDLQLERVNVYYNEASCGRFVPRAVLMDLEPGTMDSVRSGPYGQIFRPDNFVFGQSGAGNNWAKGHYTEGAELIDSVLDVVRKEAENCDCLQGFQVCHSLGGGTGSGMGTLLISKIREEYPDRMMLTFSVFPSPKVSDTVVEPYNATLSVHQLVENADECMVLDNEALYDICFRTLKLTTPSFGDLNHLISATMSGVTCCLRFPGQLNSDLRKLAVNLIPFPRLHFFMVGFAPLTSRGSQQYRALTVPELTQQMWDAKNMMCAADPRHGRYLTASAMFRGKMSTKEVDEQMINVQNKNSSYFVEWIPNNVKSTVCDIPPTGLKMASTFIGNSTSIQEMFRRVSEQFTAMFRRKAFLHWYTGEGMDEMEFTEAESNMNDLVSEYQQYQDATADDDEYGYEDEEEVPEEDA, from the exons ATGCGTGAGATTCTTCACATCCAGGGAGGGCAATGCGGCAACCAGATAGGTGCCAAGTTCTGGGAGGTGGTGTGCGCGGAGCACGGGATCGACTCGACGGGAAGGTACGGTGGAAACAACGACCTGCAATTGGAGCGAGTGAACGTGTACTACAATGAGGCAAGTTGTGGCAGGTTCGTTCCCAGGGCTGTTCTTATGGATCTGGAGCCCGGCACCATGGACAGTGTCAGATCTGGTCCGTACGGTCAGATTTTCCGGCCTGATAACTTCGTTTTCGGGCAGTCCGGCGCCGGTAACAACTGGGCCAAGGGACACTACACAGAGGGGGCTGAGTTGATTGACTCGGTTCTCGACGTCGTCAGGAAGGAGGCAGAGAACTGTGATTGCCTTCAAG GATTTCAGGTTTGCCACTCCCTTGGTGGTGGAACTGGTTCCGGAATGGGAACCCTTCTGATCTCCAAGATCAGAGAAGAATACCCCGATAGAATGATGCTCACTTTCTCGGTGTTCCCATCTCCTAAGGTTTCTGACACTGTTGTTGAGCCTTACAACGCAACTCTCTCGGTTCACCAGCTTGTTGAGAATGCCGATGAGTGCATGGTTTTGGACAACGAAGCTCTCTACGATATCTGCTTCCGCACCCTTAAACTCACCACCCCTAGCT TTGGAGACTTGAACCATTTGATATCAGCCACAATGAGTGGTGTAACATGTTGTCTTCGGTTCCCTGGTCAATTGAACTCTGATCTCCGCAAACTTGCGGTGAACCTCATCCCTTTCCCGCGTCTACATTTCTTCATGGTGGGTTTTGCCCCCCTCACATCCCGTGGATCACAGCAGTACAGGGCTCTCACTGTACCCGAGTTGACCCAGCAGATGTGGGATGCCAAGAACATGATGTGTGCTGCTGATCCTCGCCATGGGCGCTACCTGACAGCATCTGCCATGTTCCGTGGCAAGATGAGCACAAAGGAGGTTGATGAGCAGATGATAAATGTCCAAAACAAGAATTCATCTTACTTTGTTGAATGGATTCCCAACAATGTCAAGTCCACTGTTTGTGATATCCCTCCAACTGGCCTAAAGATGGCATCCACCTTTATTGGAAACTCCACGTCCATTCAAGAGATGTTCCGCAGGGTCAGTGAGCAATTCACTGCTATGTTCCGCAGGAAAGCTTTCTTGCACTGGTACACTGGAGAGGGTATGGATGAGATGGAGTTCACGGAGGCTGAGAGCAACATGAATGATCTTGTATCGGAGTACCAGCAGTACCAAGATGCAACTGCAGATGATGATGAGTATGGCTATGAAGATGAGGAAGAGGTTCCGGAGGAGGATGCTTAA